A stretch of Cydia splendana chromosome 7, ilCydSple1.2, whole genome shotgun sequence DNA encodes these proteins:
- the LOC134792018 gene encoding uncharacterized protein LOC134792018 produces MHRDVVAVDRNLTPLSLANENWRKPVVLSTADRKAAWESKVLHGRFYKALTGPDVDLLASVNWLRFGDLFGETEGFACAIADEVMMTNNYRKYILKDGTVDICRACRHPGESLRHIISGCSHLANGEYLHRHNLVARIIHQQLALLYGLVDREVPYYKYLPAPVLENGHATLYWDRSIITDRTIVANKPDIVIIDRSQRRAVLVDITIPHDENLVKAEKDKSSKYLDLAHEITAMWDVDSTIIVPIVVSVNGLIAKSLDQHLERLSLGGWIKGQMQKAVILDTARIVRRFLSLQP; encoded by the coding sequence atgcatcgtgatgtggtggcagtagacaggaacctcacgccgctctccttggcaaacgagaactggcgcaaacctgtggtactaagtactgcggatcgcaaggcggcatgggagagtaaggtgctacacgggcggttctacaaggccctcacgggacccgatgtggacctgctcgcgtcggtgaactggttacgattcggtgacctcttcggagaaaccgagggttttgcctgtgcaattgcggacgaagtgatgatgacgaacaactatcggaaatatatcctgaaggacggtacggtcgacatttgtcgggcatgccgccatcccggagagtcactcaggcatatcatttccggttgttctcatcttgctaacggcgagtacttgcacagacataatctcgtagccagaattattcaccagcaacttgctcttctatatggccttgtggaccgcgaagtaccgtactacaagtacttacctgcgcctgttctcgagaatggtcatgccacgctctattgggatcgatctatcatcacagacaggactattgtagccaataagcctgacattgtgataatagatcgatcgcaacgtcgggccgtgctcgttgacatcaccatcccccatgatgagaatctcgtgaaggccgagaaggacaagtccagtaagtacctagacttggctcacgagataaccgccatgtgggatgttgattcgacgatcattgtcccgatagtcgtttcagtgaacggtctaatagcgaagagtctcgaccaacatcttgagagactctcgctaggtggttggatcaagggtcagatgcagaaggcggtgatcttggacacggcgcggatagtccgccggttcctctctctgcagccctga